The sequence below is a genomic window from Streptomyces sp. V1I1.
CCAGGAAGAGGGTGGCCGAGACGGCGGAGACGGTGACCATGTTGACGTACTCGGCCAGCATGAACATCGCGAACTTGATCGAGCTGTACTCGGTGTTGAAGCCGCCGACCAGGTCGCCCTCGGACTCCGGCATGTCGAACGGAGCACGGTTGGTCTCGCCGACCATCGTGACGACGTAGATGATGAAGGAGACCGGCAGCAGGATGATGAACCAGCGGTCCGCCTGCGCCTCGACGATCGCCGAGGTCGACATCGACCCGGAGTAGAGGAAGACGGAGGCGAAGGCCGCCCCCATCGCGATCTCGTACGAGATCATCTGCGCGCACGACCTCAAGCCGCCCAGCAGCGGATACGTCGATCCCGACGACCAGCCGGCCAGCACGATGCCGTAGATCCCGACCGAGGCGACCGCGAGGATGTAGAGCATCGCGATCGGCAGGTCGGTGAGCTGCATCGAGGTGCGGTGACCGAAGATCGAGACCTCGTTGCCGGCCGGCCCGAAGGGGATCACGGCGATCGCCATGAAGGCCGGAATCGCGGCGATGACCGGCGCGAGGACATAGACGACCTTGTCCGCGCGCTTGACGATCAAGTCTTCCTTCAGCATCAGCTTGATGCCGTCGGCGAGCGACTGGAGCATGCCCCAGGGGCCGTGCCGGTTGGGGCCGATGCGCAGCTGCATCCAGGCGACGACCTTGCGCTCCCACACGATGGAGAAGAGCACGGTGATCATCAGGAAGGCGAAGCAGAACACGGCCTTGATGGCGACGAGCCACCAGGGGTCGCGTCCGAACATCGAAAGGTCCTCAGCCGCGAGCACGCTCCGCTGGGCCTCCGCGATATTTGCGAGGGTCGGGTTCAC
It includes:
- the nuoH gene encoding NADH-quinone oxidoreductase subunit NuoH; translation: MFGRDPWWLVAIKAVFCFAFLMITVLFSIVWERKVVAWMQLRIGPNRHGPWGMLQSLADGIKLMLKEDLIVKRADKVVYVLAPVIAAIPAFMAIAVIPFGPAGNEVSIFGHRTSMQLTDLPIAMLYILAVASVGIYGIVLAGWSSGSTYPLLGGLRSCAQMISYEIAMGAAFASVFLYSGSMSTSAIVEAQADRWFIILLPVSFIIYVVTMVGETNRAPFDMPESEGDLVGGFNTEYSSIKFAMFMLAEYVNMVTVSAVSATLFLGGWRAPYPISTFWEGANHGWWPMLWFVIKVQLLLFFFIWLRGTLPRVRYDQLMKLGWKVLIPVSVVWLMLVATVRALRNENYDFQQIVLYVGGAVIAVLLLSFVADIFRGRKEKEAEAEAAEAEPAFDPMAGGFPVPPLPGQTLPPVPRRRPRRERELIVSGGPGSDISGGDPRTPGASDGPSDGKEADGV